The genomic interval gaaatcattttcttttgtaAACTTTAGTAACGTTGTTTCAACATTCTGAGCCTTggtattattttcttttttttctgttccttcgaagcattttttcttcatttaatCTGGAAAACACTCTTTTGTCACGGGAAGGGACTACCAGAATACTGTCAgcctttttattttcattttgccagatttaatttgaaaccaactctttatttttatttgacacactattaatattttgaaatataatctcacataactcaattttcaaaataatgatCTCATAACAGCGTGCTTCACCCTATTCCAAGAGCAAACAGTCAAACATATGGTATATTCACACCAATACTGATTTAAACCGGCACATCGAAACACAACAGTGAAAACATATCTTTTTCAATCTCCCCAACAGGgttttgattttctttttcattCGCTTGCTTTAATATGCCAAAAATGTTTCTCCATGACATAATGTGTAAGCAAATTTATGTTGTTAGTTGGTCAAATGAAATATAGACAATATATTTTTCACACAGTGATTTCCCACTTTTCTCAAATAAGAATGATACACTTCTACATAACAACACGAAATATTACGTCGCCTATCTGCTCTGTGTCCGATTGATGAGCATGTGCTACATACTGATCCCGAAGAATTAACACAGTTATCAAAATATCTAAGTGTACTCAAGATACAGAAAAATACCACCAAGAaggtaaatacaaaaaaaaaacaatcagtcAAATTTCCATCCTCACTCGAACCGGTCTCCGGAAAACGATCGCGACCATGAACGTCGGCGGCAGATCGAGGCTCCTGTTGCTTAGATTGGAGCAAGTCAGCTCAAGGGCACTAGTGCAAAATGTTACCAAAGTGAACCGATACAGTTGTTTAGCGAATCAGTGGCCCGCCGTAGGCTGTTTTGCCCAGCAAAACCAGAAAAAGTTGCAACTCATCTTAAAAGTTACTGCCTCCGGTAAGTCTTTCCTCTTTTTAAAATGCACATAAATCAACACACTAGCCCGCAAGCGCAAGCTATCATGTCTGTAAACTAAAAACAAGCCAACACACAAACCAGCGTAAGGAGCATCGAGAAAGGTCCTAACAACAGCCTGAGCGCTTCGATCTGAAGCATTTAGTTCAACAGAAGCACTGCACCCGTGAGGACCTGAATCAGCAGCAAGCAGAAGAAATGGCACTGTCTGTACAATTCTTACTTGGGTCCACGTTCGCATTTTTCGTTATAGGTTTACGGTATTGTTCTGCTGACTGCACAACAAACAAGTTCGATAAGGCTTGCATCGATCCCAGTCTGGTTGCCACGTACGAAGAGATAGTCGATTTACCGAATCACCCCGAGAAGCTGCTGATTGATGTTCGCGAACCCGCGGAACTTGCCAGCACCGGAGTCATTCCGACCAGCATCAATATTCCCCGTAAGTATTCGCTAAGAGTTGTGACGCATTGTAACGCTAATATTAATTTTAACTGGTGTTTTCAGTTAAAACCGTAACCGAAGAGTTGCAGCTGAGTCCGGAAGCATTCAAAGCTAAATACGGCCGGAAGAAGCCGACCGCTAGCGATCCGGTGATATTCTCTTGTCGCTTGGGAGTGCGAGCTGGTGACGCAGCAAATCAAGCTGATAAGTTGGGAttcaaaaagtataaaaaatttcaatgaaaatggTTTTATGGTTTTATTGAACTAATTATTCTTTAAGTGTTAAAAATTATGTCGGATCCTGGACGGAGTATGCCGAAAAGAACAATCTGCCATCTCAGTAGGAGTGTTAGTGTGTTTTAGTAATAGAATAAATCTATGTTTGAAGCTCTATGTTTGTATTCAATCAAATGTAGCAATTGAATCGAACGTTTGCTACAAACATTGCATTTTACCAGTGTCAGGATTTGTCATATGATTTTGCAATAAATAAAAGAATGCAAATGAAAACCTACATTTTATTTAGTTGAAATGGCGAGTAGGTTAAAAAAATATCGAATGATGAAATTCgttgtttctcagaaaatttcagTAGTACTGAAAACTTTTCAGCAGGTAGTTATAACGAATATGTTCAGGGAGTTGCAATAGAAAATTATGAATCTGTGAAGCCTACGGAGAAGACGATTCGcataatacagtcatacctcgatataaggcaacttcgatataacgtaacttttacctcgatataacgtaactttttaagatgtattaaaattgaaaataaatgatacagcaactgtttttggggtataaattacttcaaaaaatgtttgtagtaagttttgaaaccaatgcaaaaattgtcctaaatgggcataagaaaggtttaaaaatactaacaggtgatgggaaataggttttcacgcatccttcagtaacaattcacagtcttgcatcaattagaaaaaaaaattgcttgttAAATTGTCTTAAATGGGGTAtaggaatggtttaaaaatactagtAGGTGataggaaataggttttcacgcatctttgagtaaccttttgtatcaaaagaaaaaaaaatttttttgctcctgaaaatatttctaaatggtcATAAGAAACGACGAACGATATCAAGGACCAGACACCAACACTTGTATCTCTTACTAAATCTGATTGATGAAAGATTTAGTAAGAGTAATAAGTGTTGGTGTCTGGTCCTTGATATCGTTCGTCTTATTAAGCTCTCACGATAGCACGAAAACAAGTTTGAAGTGGgtcataagaaaggtttaaaaatactgataggttatggaaaatatgTTTTCGTGCATCTTTGgttaaccattaacattcttgcataaattaaaaaattttttgcttcgatataacgtaactcgatataacgtaacgaaaacaaaaataaagttgccttatgtcgaggtatgactgtatgtGTTTCCCATATTTCATCACTTTTTCCATGGGTTACCATACAAAATATACATGGGCCGAAAACGACCTGCCAACGCAAGATAAGTCGTTTTTTTAACGTAGGGCTACGGATAACAAAATAGATTCTCGGTGTTAGAACTGCTGATAACttttgagaaatcagaaaaattcGAATTTGCTTCCGTTTGGTTCCATCTTCATGGAAATGTTACTGTCAAACATTGAAAACGTCGACATACAATTTTATTGATCTACACCAAGTATCTGGGTGTCCAGCCGCCTTGTAAATTACACAAGAAAAAAACCAAACCCTATTTTCCGATTTGCTTTTAAAACACCTCCTTCGAAAATTTACAAACCGTAGATCGTTGAATCGAAGTTTATATACGCATTTATTGAGTAAACTACTACAGTCAATCTTCCTGTGTCTGGTGTGTTACTTCAAGAAAAAGCCCGAATTTGCTCGAGAACTCGGAGTCTCAAATTTTAAGGAAAGCTCGAGTTGACTGAACAGATTTACCAAACGTCAACAGCTCTAATGAAGCTTTGCGAGGAACGAATCTTTGGTTGCTAAAACAGTTTCCGTGCTTGgcctttttaaaaaatatttacctgAAAAGACGTATACATTTCAGTCAAAAAGCTGCCATCGTGGAAAAACTCACAGGAACGACATGGATGGTGGTAAGAAGTATCCGGTGGTCGTCATTTTGGGGGAAACCtcgatgtttcaaaaatgtaaaatcacTTTATAGTACTTATGAAACAAACTCGAAAGATTGGATGACGTCCGTTATTTTTAAACGGTGAATTTTAGACtggttggtaaatggctgggcactagggtggggaaaagtgatcgattttccagaaccaagtttgttTGGTTCcctttggggccccaaacaaccctaaacttaccggaagtcgattggttttgtcttcgcttggagcattgcatttcaaatttgtatgaaaatttatatgggaaaacctacttttttgcatttacctttctagagagttcaataatgatttaataatgcactacattatgtagaAGTATAGTATTA from Wyeomyia smithii strain HCP4-BCI-WySm-NY-G18 unplaced genomic scaffold, ASM2978416v1 HiC_scaffold_26, whole genome shotgun sequence carries:
- the LOC129733747 gene encoding rhodanese domain-containing protein CG4456-like — its product is MNVGGRSRLLLLRLEQVSSRALVQNVTKVNRYSCLANQWPAVGCFAQQNQKKLQLILKVTASGLRYCSADCTTNKFDKACIDPSLVATYEEIVDLPNHPEKLLIDVREPAELASTGVIPTSINIPLKTVTEELQLSPEAFKAKYGRKKPTASDPVIFSCRLGVRAGDAANQADKLGFKNVKNYVGSWTEYAEKNNLPSQ